In Thauera sp. JM12B12, one DNA window encodes the following:
- a CDS encoding TRAP transporter small permease: MTPEIPDPARAEQSPYTIEQILSGIVMGLIVLITFGNVLARYFTSQSFAATEEFSIALLIVLSFLGSSAAFAFDRHIRVDFFVRKLPPGLRAFADWLSFAVTASLFAFIAFYAGRLTWDQYRFEETSPALGVPQWWYTVWMPVLAVALVLRLVITRIRRRA; this comes from the coding sequence ATGACTCCCGAAATCCCAGATCCCGCGCGCGCTGAACAGTCGCCCTACACGATCGAGCAGATCCTCTCCGGCATCGTCATGGGCCTGATCGTGCTGATCACCTTCGGCAACGTGCTGGCGCGCTATTTCACCTCGCAGTCCTTCGCCGCGACCGAGGAGTTCTCGATCGCGCTGCTGATCGTGCTGTCCTTCCTCGGCTCCTCGGCGGCCTTTGCCTTCGACCGCCACATCCGCGTCGATTTCTTCGTGCGCAAGCTGCCGCCGGGTTTGCGCGCGTTCGCCGACTGGCTTTCGTTTGCGGTCACTGCCAGTCTGTTCGCCTTCATCGCCTTCTACGCCGGCCGGCTCACCTGGGACCAGTACCGCTTCGAGGAGACCTCGCCCGCGCTCGGCGTGCCGCAGTGGTGGTACACGGTGTGGATGCCGGTGCTGGCGGTGGCGCTGGTGCTGCGGCTGG